One window from the genome of Anopheles merus strain MAF chromosome 3R, AmerM5.1, whole genome shotgun sequence encodes:
- the LOC121595572 gene encoding palmitoyltransferase ZDHHC23-B isoform X1, producing MRSHYSAADFYDYDPRTDIDPLCCCEFFDRNNERAHLLVTCCCCCCCFTGPSGIETPTPATSKLTGSRVGNMLLTFQDRLRIPWRGGAKQITLDNVVTLAILIGTLLLTAVHFYLCLVIMLLLPLVLLYLKRLFGTIHPKTKFFTIWFFGSCVYLVALFELAVPLLEILPQENVGFVVLMTLAFLCLLKAKQRAVLNHLSALPADMNGVESGKGSKEHIVLFSDRDDSDDGATDSDSGRLACQLCRKYVPPRTYHCKVCSSCVLRQDHHNVWLNCCIGKSNHRLYLAGCLFTLLALLVFANLALTAVCHPTPIFTLYGIIVMMPDDCTDIFFQYDIALCFTGSVYALIMASFIAIAVVKQICFISFGLSFSEWRRREHVKRRNCLWNWKAFCFGQ from the exons ATGAGATCACACTACAGTGCGGCCGATTTCTATGATTACGATCCCCGCACCGATATCGATCCGCTGTGCTGTTGTGAGTTTTTCGATCGAAACAATGAACGGGCTCATCTGCTCgtaacgtgctgctgctgctgttgctgtttcaCGGGTCCATCCGGAATCGAAACTCCGACTCCGGCCACTAG CAAACTGACCGGAAGCAGGGTTGGAAACATGCTGCTCACGTTCCAAGACCGGTTGCGTATACCGTGGCGCGGTGGCGCAAAGCAGATTACGCTCGACAATGTGGTGACGCTGGCGATACTGATCGGAACGCTGCTGCTGACCGCGGTACACTTCTATCTTTGCCTTGTCATCATGCTTCTGCTTCCCCTGGTATTGCTGTACCTGAAGCGGCTCTTCGGAACGATCCATCCCAA GACAAAGTTTTTCACGATTTGGTTTTTCGGTAGCTGCGTGTATCTGGTCGCACTGTTCGAGCTGGCCGTTCCGTTGTTGGAAATTTTGCCCCAAGAAAACGTTGGCTTCGTCGTGCTGATGACGCTCGCTTTTCTCTGTTTGCTGAAGGCGAAGCAGCGGGCCGTGCTGAACCATCTCTCTGCCCTGCCGGCGGACATGAACGGTGTAGAAAGCGGCAAGGGAAGCAAGGAACATATTGTGCTGTTCTCCGACCGCGACGATTCGGACGATGGGGCGACCGATTCGGACAGTGGGCGGTTGGCGTGCCAGCTCTGCCGCAAGTACGTGCCACCGAGAACGTACCACTGCAAGGTTTGCTCGAGCTGTGTGCTGCGGCAGGATCATCACAACGTGTGGCTGAACTGCTGCATCGGCAAATCGAACCATCGGCTGTATCTGGCGGGCTGCCTCTTTACGCTGCTGGCGTTGCTGGTGTTTGCCAATCTGGCGCTGACGGCGGTGTGTCATCCGACGCCAATCTTTACGCTGTACGGGATCATCGTGATGATGCCGGACGACTGTACCGATATCTTTTTCCAGTATGA CATTGCACTGTGCTTTACGGGTTCGGTGTACGCGCTAATAATGGCATCGTTTATTGCTATCGCTGTAGTGAAACAG ATCTGCTTCATCTCATTCGGCCTCTCGTTCAGCGAATGGCGTCGCAGGGAGCACGTGAAGCGACGGAATTGTCTGTGGAATTGGAAAGCGTTCTGCTTCGGCCAGTAA
- the LOC121595572 gene encoding palmitoyltransferase ZDHHC23-B isoform X2: MLLTFQDRLRIPWRGGAKQITLDNVVTLAILIGTLLLTAVHFYLCLVIMLLLPLVLLYLKRLFGTIHPKTKFFTIWFFGSCVYLVALFELAVPLLEILPQENVGFVVLMTLAFLCLLKAKQRAVLNHLSALPADMNGVESGKGSKEHIVLFSDRDDSDDGATDSDSGRLACQLCRKYVPPRTYHCKVCSSCVLRQDHHNVWLNCCIGKSNHRLYLAGCLFTLLALLVFANLALTAVCHPTPIFTLYGIIVMMPDDCTDIFFQYDIALCFTGSVYALIMASFIAIAVVKQICFISFGLSFSEWRRREHVKRRNCLWNWKAFCFGQ; this comes from the exons ATGCTGCTCACGTTCCAAGACCGGTTGCGTATACCGTGGCGCGGTGGCGCAAAGCAGATTACGCTCGACAATGTGGTGACGCTGGCGATACTGATCGGAACGCTGCTGCTGACCGCGGTACACTTCTATCTTTGCCTTGTCATCATGCTTCTGCTTCCCCTGGTATTGCTGTACCTGAAGCGGCTCTTCGGAACGATCCATCCCAA GACAAAGTTTTTCACGATTTGGTTTTTCGGTAGCTGCGTGTATCTGGTCGCACTGTTCGAGCTGGCCGTTCCGTTGTTGGAAATTTTGCCCCAAGAAAACGTTGGCTTCGTCGTGCTGATGACGCTCGCTTTTCTCTGTTTGCTGAAGGCGAAGCAGCGGGCCGTGCTGAACCATCTCTCTGCCCTGCCGGCGGACATGAACGGTGTAGAAAGCGGCAAGGGAAGCAAGGAACATATTGTGCTGTTCTCCGACCGCGACGATTCGGACGATGGGGCGACCGATTCGGACAGTGGGCGGTTGGCGTGCCAGCTCTGCCGCAAGTACGTGCCACCGAGAACGTACCACTGCAAGGTTTGCTCGAGCTGTGTGCTGCGGCAGGATCATCACAACGTGTGGCTGAACTGCTGCATCGGCAAATCGAACCATCGGCTGTATCTGGCGGGCTGCCTCTTTACGCTGCTGGCGTTGCTGGTGTTTGCCAATCTGGCGCTGACGGCGGTGTGTCATCCGACGCCAATCTTTACGCTGTACGGGATCATCGTGATGATGCCGGACGACTGTACCGATATCTTTTTCCAGTATGA CATTGCACTGTGCTTTACGGGTTCGGTGTACGCGCTAATAATGGCATCGTTTATTGCTATCGCTGTAGTGAAACAG ATCTGCTTCATCTCATTCGGCCTCTCGTTCAGCGAATGGCGTCGCAGGGAGCACGTGAAGCGACGGAATTGTCTGTGGAATTGGAAAGCGTTCTGCTTCGGCCAGTAA